One region of Carassius gibelio isolate Cgi1373 ecotype wild population from Czech Republic chromosome A1, carGib1.2-hapl.c, whole genome shotgun sequence genomic DNA includes:
- the camk2d2 gene encoding calcium/calmodulin-dependent protein kinase type II delta 2 chain isoform X2 has protein sequence MALTICTRFTDEYQLFEELGKGAFSVVRRCVKISSGQEYAAKIINTKKLSARDHQKLEREARICRLLKHPNIVRLHDSISEEGFHYLVFDLVTGGELFEDIVAREYYSEADASHCIQQILESVHHCHVNGIVHRDLKPENLLLASKMKGAAVKLADFGLAIEVQGDQQAWFGFAGTPGYLSPEVLRKDPYGKPVDMWACGVILYILLVGYPPFWDEDQHRLYQQIKAGAYDFPSPEWDTVTPEAKDLINKMLTINPSKRITAAEALKHPWICQRSTVASMMHRQETVECLKKFNARRKLKGAILTTLLVTRNFSAAKSLLNKKTDGVKVNNKTNLASSPKDTGPAPALEPQTTVIHNPVDRNKESTESANTTIEDEDIKARRFGNLSINSIWQPAGRPQNSEPKQAPNSSVQTCQVINKARKQEIIKVTELLIESINNGDFEAYAKICDPGLTSFEPEALGNLVEGHDFHRFYFENALSKGNKPVHTILLNPHVHLIGEDAACIAYIRLTQYMDGSGMPRTMQSEETRVWHRRDGKWLNIHFHRSGAPSVPIK, from the exons ATCACCAGAAGTTGGAGAGAGAGGCAAGGATTTGTCGTCTCTTGAAACACCCCAATATTG TTCGACTCCACGACAGTATATCGGAGGAGGGTTTCCATTACCTGGTTTTTGATCT ggTTACTGGAGGTGAGCTGTTTGAAGACATTGTAGCAAGAGAGTACTACAGTGAGGCTGATGCCAG tcACTGCATTCAGCAGATTTTGGAGAGCGTTCATCACTGCCATGTTAATGGGATCGTCCACAGGGATCTGAAG CCTGAGAATTTGCTGTTGGCCAGTAAGATGAAGGGTGCCGCAGTTAAGCTTGCTGACTTTGGTTTGGCCATAGAGGTCCAGGGTGATCAGCAGGCATGGTTTG GTTTCGCTGGTACTCCAGGGTACCTGTCGCCAGAGGTCTTGAGGAAGGATCCTTATGGCAAACCTGTGGACATGTGGGCCTGCG GTGTGATTCTCTACATTCTGCTGGTTGGATATCCACCATTTTGGGATGAAGACCAGCATCGCCTCTATCAGCAGATTAAGGCTGGTGCATATGAC TTTCCTTCTCCTGAGTGGGACACGGTGACCCCTGAAGCTAAAGATCTGATTAATAAGATGTTGACTATAAATCCTTCTAAACGCATTACAGCTGCTGAAGCCCTCAAACACCCTTGGATCTGC CAACGCTCCACTGTGGCCTCTATGATGCACAGACAGGAAACTGTGGAGTGCTTGAAGAAATTCAATGCCAGAAGGAAACTCAAG GGCGCAATTTTGACCACTCTCCTGGTCACAAGAAACTTCTCAG CAGCCAAGAGCTTGTTGAACAAGAAGACAGATGGTGTGAAG GTTAACAACAAAACCAACCTAGCCAGCAGTCCAAAAGACACAGGCCCCGCCCCAGCACTG GAGCCACAAACTACCGTGATCCACAACCCAGTGGACAGAAACAAG GAGTCTACAGAGAGTGCCAACACAACCATCGAAGACGAGGACATTAAAG CCAGGCGCTTCGGAAACCTCAGCATTAATTCAATCTGGCAACCCGCGGGCCGCCCGCAAAACTCCGAGCCCAAGCAGGCGCCCAACTCCTCGGTGCAGA CTTGCCAAGTTATCAATAAAG CTCGAAAGCAGGAGATCATAAAGGTGACCGAGCTGCTGATTGAATCCATCAACAACGGAGACTTTGAGGCTTACGC AAAGATTTGCGATCCTGGCCTTACTTCATTTGAGCCGGAAGCTTTGGGAAATCTGGTGGAGGGGCATGACTTCCACCGGTTCTACTTTGAGAACG CACTTTCCAAAGGTAATAAACCTGTACACACTATCTTGCTGAACCCCCATGTGCACCTGATCGGAGAGGATGCGGCATGTATCGCGTACATCCGTCTGACCCAGTACATGGACGGCAGTGGGATGCCACGCACCATGCAGTCGGAGGAGACCCGCGTCTGGCACCGTCGAGATGGCAAGTGGCTAAACATACACTTCCATCGCTCTGGAGCACCCAGCGTGCCCATCAAGTAA
- the camk2d2 gene encoding calcium/calmodulin-dependent protein kinase type II delta 2 chain isoform X3, with protein sequence MALTICTRFTDEYQLFEELGKGAFSVVRRCVKISSGQEYAAKIINTKKLSARDHQKLEREARICRLLKHPNIVRLHDSISEEGFHYLVFDLVTGGELFEDIVAREYYSEADASHCIQQILESVHHCHVNGIVHRDLKPENLLLASKMKGAAVKLADFGLAIEVQGDQQAWFGFAGTPGYLSPEVLRKDPYGKPVDMWACGVILYILLVGYPPFWDEDQHRLYQQIKAGAYDFPSPEWDTVTPEAKDLINKMLTINPSKRITAAEALKHPWICQRSTVASMMHRQETVECLKKFNARRKLKGAILTTLLVTRNFSAKSLLNKKTDGVKVNNKTNLASSPKDTGPAPALEPQTTVIHNPVDRNKESTESANTTIEDEDIKARRFGNLSINSIWQPAGRPQNSEPKQAPNSSVQTCQVINKARKQEIIKVTELLIESINNGDFEAYAKICDPGLTSFEPEALGNLVEGHDFHRFYFENALSKGNKPVHTILLNPHVHLIGEDAACIAYIRLTQYMDGSGMPRTMQSEETRVWHRRDGKWLNIHFHRSGAPSVPIN encoded by the exons ATCACCAGAAGTTGGAGAGAGAGGCAAGGATTTGTCGTCTCTTGAAACACCCCAATATTG TTCGACTCCACGACAGTATATCGGAGGAGGGTTTCCATTACCTGGTTTTTGATCT ggTTACTGGAGGTGAGCTGTTTGAAGACATTGTAGCAAGAGAGTACTACAGTGAGGCTGATGCCAG tcACTGCATTCAGCAGATTTTGGAGAGCGTTCATCACTGCCATGTTAATGGGATCGTCCACAGGGATCTGAAG CCTGAGAATTTGCTGTTGGCCAGTAAGATGAAGGGTGCCGCAGTTAAGCTTGCTGACTTTGGTTTGGCCATAGAGGTCCAGGGTGATCAGCAGGCATGGTTTG GTTTCGCTGGTACTCCAGGGTACCTGTCGCCAGAGGTCTTGAGGAAGGATCCTTATGGCAAACCTGTGGACATGTGGGCCTGCG GTGTGATTCTCTACATTCTGCTGGTTGGATATCCACCATTTTGGGATGAAGACCAGCATCGCCTCTATCAGCAGATTAAGGCTGGTGCATATGAC TTTCCTTCTCCTGAGTGGGACACGGTGACCCCTGAAGCTAAAGATCTGATTAATAAGATGTTGACTATAAATCCTTCTAAACGCATTACAGCTGCTGAAGCCCTCAAACACCCTTGGATCTGC CAACGCTCCACTGTGGCCTCTATGATGCACAGACAGGAAACTGTGGAGTGCTTGAAGAAATTCAATGCCAGAAGGAAACTCAAG GGCGCAATTTTGACCACTCTCCTGGTCACAAGAAACTTCTCAG CCAAGAGCTTGTTGAACAAGAAGACAGATGGTGTGAAG GTTAACAACAAAACCAACCTAGCCAGCAGTCCAAAAGACACAGGCCCCGCCCCAGCACTG GAGCCACAAACTACCGTGATCCACAACCCAGTGGACAGAAACAAG GAGTCTACAGAGAGTGCCAACACAACCATCGAAGACGAGGACATTAAAG CCAGGCGCTTCGGAAACCTCAGCATTAATTCAATCTGGCAACCCGCGGGCCGCCCGCAAAACTCCGAGCCCAAGCAGGCGCCCAACTCCTCGGTGCAGA CTTGCCAAGTTATCAATAAAG CTCGAAAGCAGGAGATCATAAAGGTGACCGAGCTGCTGATTGAATCCATCAACAACGGAGACTTTGAGGCTTACGC AAAGATTTGCGATCCTGGCCTTACTTCATTTGAGCCGGAAGCTTTGGGAAATCTGGTGGAGGGGCATGACTTCCACCGGTTCTACTTTGAGAACG CACTTTCCAAAGGTAATAAACCTGTACACACTATCTTGCTGAACCCCCATGTGCACCTGATCGGAGAGGATGCGGCATGTATCGCGTACATCCGTCTGACCCAGTACATGGACGGCAGTGGGATGCCACGCACCATGCAGTCGGAGGAGACCCGCGTCTGGCACCGTCGAGATGGCAAGTGGCTAAACATACACTTCCATCGCTCTGGAGCACCCAGCGTGCCCATCAA
- the camk2d2 gene encoding calcium/calmodulin-dependent protein kinase type II delta 2 chain isoform X1 has translation MALTICTRFTDEYQLFEELGKGAFSVVRRCVKISSGQEYAAKIINTKKLSARDHQKLEREARICRLLKHPNIVRLHDSISEEGFHYLVFDLVTGGELFEDIVAREYYSEADASHCIQQILESVHHCHVNGIVHRDLKPENLLLASKMKGAAVKLADFGLAIEVQGDQQAWFGFAGTPGYLSPEVLRKDPYGKPVDMWACGVILYILLVGYPPFWDEDQHRLYQQIKAGAYDFPSPEWDTVTPEAKDLINKMLTINPSKRITAAEALKHPWICQRSTVASMMHRQETVECLKKFNARRKLKGAILTTLLVTRNFSAAKSLLNKKTDGVKVNNKTNLASSPKDTGPAPALEPQTTVIHNPVDRNKESTESANTTIEDEDIKARRFGNLSINSIWQPAGRPQNSEPKQAPNSSVQTCQVINKARKQEIIKVTELLIESINNGDFEAYAKICDPGLTSFEPEALGNLVEGHDFHRFYFENALSKGNKPVHTILLNPHVHLIGEDAACIAYIRLTQYMDGSGMPRTMQSEETRVWHRRDGKWLNIHFHRSGAPSVPIN, from the exons ATCACCAGAAGTTGGAGAGAGAGGCAAGGATTTGTCGTCTCTTGAAACACCCCAATATTG TTCGACTCCACGACAGTATATCGGAGGAGGGTTTCCATTACCTGGTTTTTGATCT ggTTACTGGAGGTGAGCTGTTTGAAGACATTGTAGCAAGAGAGTACTACAGTGAGGCTGATGCCAG tcACTGCATTCAGCAGATTTTGGAGAGCGTTCATCACTGCCATGTTAATGGGATCGTCCACAGGGATCTGAAG CCTGAGAATTTGCTGTTGGCCAGTAAGATGAAGGGTGCCGCAGTTAAGCTTGCTGACTTTGGTTTGGCCATAGAGGTCCAGGGTGATCAGCAGGCATGGTTTG GTTTCGCTGGTACTCCAGGGTACCTGTCGCCAGAGGTCTTGAGGAAGGATCCTTATGGCAAACCTGTGGACATGTGGGCCTGCG GTGTGATTCTCTACATTCTGCTGGTTGGATATCCACCATTTTGGGATGAAGACCAGCATCGCCTCTATCAGCAGATTAAGGCTGGTGCATATGAC TTTCCTTCTCCTGAGTGGGACACGGTGACCCCTGAAGCTAAAGATCTGATTAATAAGATGTTGACTATAAATCCTTCTAAACGCATTACAGCTGCTGAAGCCCTCAAACACCCTTGGATCTGC CAACGCTCCACTGTGGCCTCTATGATGCACAGACAGGAAACTGTGGAGTGCTTGAAGAAATTCAATGCCAGAAGGAAACTCAAG GGCGCAATTTTGACCACTCTCCTGGTCACAAGAAACTTCTCAG CAGCCAAGAGCTTGTTGAACAAGAAGACAGATGGTGTGAAG GTTAACAACAAAACCAACCTAGCCAGCAGTCCAAAAGACACAGGCCCCGCCCCAGCACTG GAGCCACAAACTACCGTGATCCACAACCCAGTGGACAGAAACAAG GAGTCTACAGAGAGTGCCAACACAACCATCGAAGACGAGGACATTAAAG CCAGGCGCTTCGGAAACCTCAGCATTAATTCAATCTGGCAACCCGCGGGCCGCCCGCAAAACTCCGAGCCCAAGCAGGCGCCCAACTCCTCGGTGCAGA CTTGCCAAGTTATCAATAAAG CTCGAAAGCAGGAGATCATAAAGGTGACCGAGCTGCTGATTGAATCCATCAACAACGGAGACTTTGAGGCTTACGC AAAGATTTGCGATCCTGGCCTTACTTCATTTGAGCCGGAAGCTTTGGGAAATCTGGTGGAGGGGCATGACTTCCACCGGTTCTACTTTGAGAACG CACTTTCCAAAGGTAATAAACCTGTACACACTATCTTGCTGAACCCCCATGTGCACCTGATCGGAGAGGATGCGGCATGTATCGCGTACATCCGTCTGACCCAGTACATGGACGGCAGTGGGATGCCACGCACCATGCAGTCGGAGGAGACCCGCGTCTGGCACCGTCGAGATGGCAAGTGGCTAAACATACACTTCCATCGCTCTGGAGCACCCAGCGTGCCCATCAA